The Cryptomeria japonica chromosome 9, Sugi_1.0, whole genome shotgun sequence DNA segment CAATATTTTTTAGAGTCTTTAGAAATACTTCTAACATGAGAATGCAGAACGGATTAGGCTATATGAGGCTTCCAAACTCCAGTATCAGGCACCAATTTATTGGTTGCCATGAAAGAACAGTCGCCACATATACAAAAAGAAAATCTCAAGGAATTTTGCATAAGATTCTTGCGCATTTCTCATATTGCACTGGATTTTACAATTACAAAGAGACTTTTGGTCTGGATTAATACAATATTGCTCAGCTTAAGCATTGGATGCACGCTGATTGTGCATTCTCCCTATCAATGCAAATGACGACTGAGTAAACCATCAAAAATAACATATAAATCTTTATTATCTGAACCAAATATTTCATCTGCCTTGCGCAATGTTTCCTGCAGTTGTAAAACAGTCTTAGAAACTCCAAAATATTATAATCCATACCATGTGAAAGAAAGTTGTGTGACATATTACTTAAAGCACTCATTTGCTTCATACAGTTAACTTTATTTTCAATGAGCAATAAAAATACCTCTCTGGTTTGATGTTGTGAATTAAGCTCTTTAATGTTTGCAAGAAATGCACTAAATTGCTCAAAAGATAAGCGACTCCTGAAAGACACCACTGAAATCTAGTTAGATTAAATCTTTGGATCCTCAAAATAGGAAATTCTGGGAATAACCATGGCTGCCAAAGGCAACTATAATTTCTGACCCTACCATAAATCTTCCATACTGGAATTAAGATAAGTAAAAGGTGTTAGCAGACAGTGGGAATTTCCAGACCTGGCTTGGCGAAAGAACTCTTTCCCATCCATTCGTTGAAGACGTCCTACAATACAGAAAAAATCGAAGGAGTTTATTTGCAAATCCATAATTTTTTAAAGTAACCTCATTGAATCAACAGATTGACAAGTAAATAAAATCAGTCTCCGAGACTTATAAGATTAACGACTTTATATTTACAGATTTGAGTTAATGACAAACCAGAATGTGATCCAGAATGTGGAGGAGAGTTTGGTGCAGTTGCGTGACTGCTTGCTGgtaatgaagaatatgttgaaACTCTTCCTTCAAATTGGCGTCTTGAGGGAGATATTGAATGGTGCCTAGCAGgagctgaagcagaatatgaatTTGGAGAGTGGGTTGGAGATGGTCCTTTGGGAGATCTGGTTGAATGTTGTCTTGGTGAGTGGGTTGGAGATATTTCATTGGGACTTCCAGTAGGTGAAATCTGTGGTGGTGTGATGTTTGGCATTGTCAATGAAGGCAATTTGTATGTGTTCCTCCTCAAGCCTGCAAAACCCCACCCACTTTGTTGTTAAAAAAAGTAATTTCTATAATATCGACACttcataaatattacatataattgGAGGCTGATCTTATGGCCTGTGGCCAAAGTGACGAGGCCATGTGCAAGTCTCAGGAATACTTTGGTAGAATACAAACATTCAGACCTGGCAGGTTAGCTGAAGAGAATGAGCATAACGATGTATAAATAGTACCTAGTGAACCCGGGGCATGTTTCAAATAGCCTTGTCAACATAAAAAAAACACAGAAGTAAATCAATGCTTTGACCAACCATGTGCTCCACCCCGATTCTCATCTTCAACTGAACCTCCCGTCTCTAAAAATGCATTTGACTCCAGATTCTCTCCTCCAGTAAGGATATTACTGTCCTCATCTGCTCAACCAGTATATTTTTTAGTTGCTAGGAGATTTAAATTTTCTTCAGACCAGTATGTTAAGGGCACTATTTGAATGAATGGATTAGTATCTAGACCCACTCTTTGATTGATTGGGACTACAAGACTACCAAATATTAGACATTAGAATTTTGAATGCTTTAAAGTACTCACAGTAATCAATTGCCAAAAGCAGTGCTTAAGAAACAAAGATTTTTAACTTGAAACTTTTGCAGCATTAAAACATAAAATCTCAATGCAAGATAGTTTCATATATTATTATCTCATTCAATGCTTACTGAAGGCTTACATGGGTCTTCGAGAGTAAAGTACTATCAAGTTAACTAAATTCACCAAATGGCATGACAATTGATAAAATCATAAAAGCAATATTAATGGTACCTTTGGAATATGTTCTTAGAGAAGCTTTGACATTTGCTTGCCTTTGAGCATCTGTACTCTGTGTTGAGTCTGCTTGCTGCTAGAAGAAATCAACCAGTTCCATTAATATCAATAATATAGGCCTCTAAATACTAAAGAAACTGAAATTCTAGTCATTGCTTCCTTTGTGTTATACTTATGGATATGTAGCCTGGCTCCTTGAGGAGATATAATAGCTTGTTTCACATTCTCAAACTTCAACAATAAACTAAAATCAAAAACTTATTTTCATATTGTTATACAAATCCTTCTGTTTCATTCATCATTTCCAAATTCAAAATATGATCCGCACTTACAGAAGTGTCATCCTCCTCTTTGAGTGATTGAATTAGGGTCTTCTTAAATAACTCCAACTGGAGAAAAAGATGACAAATATTATCATGTTAGAAACCATGTAAGATATTACTAAAAATTAATGATTAGCATCAAGAAGCAAGGTCAAGTAATTATGTAGCTTGGATCCT contains these protein-coding regions:
- the LOC131040960 gene encoding uncharacterized protein At4g15545 isoform X4, with the protein product MLRSGSSNNVNSESDFELPGEILNALPTDPYEQLDLARKITSIAVGTRVSKLEAEAVKLRHKISERDQVIHSLNDKIGHLERKLSETNEKLSHAFLEQAKLTNEKSALTATVKKLNRDVAKLELFKKTLIQSLKEEDDTSQADSTQSTDAQRQANVKASLRTYSKGLRRNTYKLPSLTMPNITPPQISPTGSPNEISPTHSPRQHSTRSPKGPSPTHSPNSYSASAPARHHSISPSRRQFEGRVSTYSSLPASSHATAPNSPPHSGSHSGRLQRMDGKEFFRQARSRLSFEQFSAFLANIKELNSQHQTREETLRKADEIFGSDNKDLYVIFDGLLSRHLH
- the LOC131040960 gene encoding uncharacterized protein At4g15545 isoform X1, which translates into the protein MLRSGSSNNVNSESDFELPGEILNALPTDPYEQLDLARKITSIAVGTRVSKLEAEAVKLRHKISERDQVIHSLNDKIGHLERKLSETNEKLSHAFLEQAKLTNEKSALTATVKKLNRDVAKLELFKKTLIQSLKEEDDTSQQADSTQSTDAQRQANVKASLRTYSKDEDSNILTGGENLESNAFLETGGSVEDENRGGAHGLRRNTYKLPSLTMPNITPPQISPTGSPNEISPTHSPRQHSTRSPKGPSPTHSPNSYSASAPARHHSISPSRRQFEGRVSTYSSLPASSHATAPNSPPHSGSHSGRLQRMDGKEFFRQARSRLSFEQFSAFLANIKELNSQHQTREETLRKADEIFGSDNKDLYVIFDGLLSRHLH
- the LOC131040960 gene encoding uncharacterized protein At4g15545 isoform X3, coding for MLRSGSSNNVNSESDFELPGEILNALPTDPYEQLDLARKITSIAVGTRVSKLEAEAVKLRHKISERDQVIHSLNDKIGHLERKLSETNEKLSHAFLEQAKLTNEKSALTATVKKLNRDVAKLELFKKTLIQSLKEEDDTSQQADSTQSTDAQRQANVKASLRTYSKGLRRNTYKLPSLTMPNITPPQISPTGSPNEISPTHSPRQHSTRSPKGPSPTHSPNSYSASAPARHHSISPSRRQFEGRVSTYSSLPASSHATAPNSPPHSGSHSGRLQRMDGKEFFRQARSRLSFEQFSAFLANIKELNSQHQTREETLRKADEIFGSDNKDLYVIFDGLLSRHLH
- the LOC131040960 gene encoding uncharacterized protein At4g15545 isoform X2, with protein sequence MLRSGSSNNVNSESDFELPGEILNALPTDPYEQLDLARKITSIAVGTRVSKLEAEAVKLRHKISERDQVIHSLNDKIGHLERKLSETNEKLSHAFLEQAKLTNEKSALTATVKKLNRDVAKLELFKKTLIQSLKEEDDTSQADSTQSTDAQRQANVKASLRTYSKDEDSNILTGGENLESNAFLETGGSVEDENRGGAHGLRRNTYKLPSLTMPNITPPQISPTGSPNEISPTHSPRQHSTRSPKGPSPTHSPNSYSASAPARHHSISPSRRQFEGRVSTYSSLPASSHATAPNSPPHSGSHSGRLQRMDGKEFFRQARSRLSFEQFSAFLANIKELNSQHQTREETLRKADEIFGSDNKDLYVIFDGLLSRHLH